Proteins from a single region of Streptomyces sp. HUAS 15-9:
- a CDS encoding chloride channel protein, with protein MSLGSGTSGGVLAPMFMVGGALGAAEALVFPHVSPGFWALVSLAGVLGGLMRSPLTGIVFCLELTHEINAVIPMVITASTAYLLSVILLKRSVLTEKLARRGLHLTREYSVDPLEVHLVRQLETPATVTFRGDRAAGEITALLRTAHDTGDPDRLLAQRLYPVLDADSTLVGVVTRHAIIHADPGDRTPLADLAAAPVTAHPDETLRALANRMAQHDVTRLLVVTRDEHPRVEGVISLRDLLTARRIDLHEEHHAERVLTLSRAPATAPG; from the coding sequence CTGTCCCTCGGCTCCGGCACATCCGGCGGCGTCCTCGCCCCCATGTTCATGGTCGGAGGCGCCCTCGGTGCGGCCGAGGCGCTGGTCTTCCCCCACGTCAGCCCCGGCTTCTGGGCCCTGGTCTCGCTGGCCGGCGTCCTTGGTGGCCTGATGCGCTCCCCGCTCACCGGCATCGTCTTCTGCCTGGAACTCACCCACGAGATCAACGCGGTGATCCCCATGGTGATCACCGCGTCCACCGCCTACCTCCTCTCGGTGATTCTCCTCAAGCGGTCGGTGCTGACCGAGAAGCTCGCACGACGCGGCCTGCACCTGACCCGCGAGTACTCCGTCGACCCGCTCGAAGTGCACCTCGTACGGCAGTTGGAGACCCCGGCCACCGTCACCTTCCGCGGCGACCGCGCGGCGGGCGAGATCACCGCGCTGCTGCGCACAGCGCACGACACCGGCGACCCCGACCGACTGCTCGCCCAGCGCCTCTACCCGGTGCTCGACGCCGACAGCACCCTGGTCGGCGTCGTCACCCGACACGCGATCATCCACGCGGACCCGGGCGACCGCACCCCGCTCGCGGACCTTGCCGCCGCTCCGGTCACCGCCCACCCCGACGAGACACTCCGGGCCCTGGCCAACCGCATGGCCCAGCACGACGTCACCCGCCTGCTCGTCGTCACCCGTGACGAGCACCCCCGGGTCGAAGGCGTCATCAGCCTCCGCGACCTGCTCACCGCCCGCCGCATCGACCTCCACGAGGAACACCACGCCGAACGCGTCCTCACCCTGAGCCGCGCTCCTGCCACAGCCCCCGGCTGA
- a CDS encoding flavodoxin family protein, with amino-acid sequence MTASSPATDAPPARYDDLRALVFNCTLKRSPETSNTQGLIDRSTTIMDAQGVHVDVVRAVDHDIATGVWPDMTEHGWQTDAWPDLYQQVQAADILVLAGPIWLGDNSSVMKQVIERLYACSSLLNEAGQYAYYGRVGGCLITGNEDGVKHCAMNVLYSLQHLGYTIPPQADAGWIGEAGPGPSYLDPGSGGPENDFTNRNTTFMTWNLLHLARALKDLGGIPAYGNQRTAWDAGCRRDYENPEHR; translated from the coding sequence GTGACCGCTTCGTCGCCCGCCACCGACGCACCGCCGGCCCGGTACGACGACCTGCGCGCCCTGGTGTTCAACTGCACCCTCAAACGCTCGCCGGAGACAAGCAACACCCAGGGACTGATCGACCGCAGCACCACCATCATGGACGCACAGGGGGTGCACGTCGATGTCGTACGGGCCGTCGACCACGACATCGCCACCGGCGTTTGGCCCGACATGACGGAGCACGGCTGGCAGACCGACGCCTGGCCGGATCTGTACCAGCAGGTCCAGGCCGCCGACATCCTCGTGCTGGCCGGACCCATCTGGCTGGGCGACAACAGCTCCGTGATGAAGCAGGTGATCGAACGGCTCTACGCCTGCTCCAGCCTGCTCAACGAGGCCGGGCAATACGCCTATTACGGGCGGGTCGGCGGATGCCTGATCACAGGGAACGAGGACGGCGTCAAGCACTGCGCGATGAACGTCCTCTACAGCCTGCAACACCTGGGTTACACCATTCCGCCGCAGGCGGATGCCGGATGGATCGGCGAGGCGGGCCCCGGTCCCTCCTATCTCGACCCCGGCTCGGGCGGCCCGGAGAACGACTTCACCAACCGCAACACCACCTTCATGACCTGGAACCTGCTCCATCTGGCCCGGGCGCTGAAGGATCTCGGTGGCATCCCCGCCTACGGCAACCAGCGCACCGCCTGGGACGCCGGCTGCCGCCGCGACTACGAAAACCCCGAGCACAGGTAG
- a CDS encoding DUF2855 family protein: MDNTTAATAWNLLVRRDDLSTAELADAPVPQVRDGEALLRVDRVGLTANNVTYAALGDSFRYWEFFPAPRAGWGIVPLWGFADVVASRVEGIETGSRYYGYFPSASHLLVRPDRVDERGFREAGPHRRTLPRPYNAYALTTGDLAYEADREDLHVLYRPLFWTSFMLADWLVDNAWLGAKTVVLSSASSKTAYGAAHLLQGQGCEVVGLTSPRNLAFTQGLGCYDRVLTYEDVARLPHTPTLYADFAGDEQLSARLGAHLGDSLVHQVVVGITSQEPAPAGTLAETGRGMFFAPDQMRKRIGDWGREGLDHRFAAAWREFLPVAEGWVDIVHSDGPQSLERVWHEVQSGRTSPRTGHIITP, encoded by the coding sequence ATGGACAACACAACCGCCGCCACCGCCTGGAATCTGCTTGTCCGCCGCGACGACCTGTCCACCGCGGAGCTGGCCGACGCCCCCGTCCCGCAGGTGCGGGACGGCGAGGCGCTGCTGCGCGTCGACCGGGTCGGCCTGACCGCCAACAACGTCACCTACGCTGCGCTCGGCGACTCGTTCCGCTACTGGGAGTTCTTCCCGGCGCCCCGCGCCGGCTGGGGCATCGTCCCGCTCTGGGGCTTCGCCGACGTCGTCGCCTCCCGGGTCGAGGGCATCGAGACCGGTAGCCGCTACTACGGCTACTTCCCGTCGGCGAGCCACCTGCTGGTGCGTCCCGACCGGGTGGACGAGCGCGGATTCCGCGAGGCCGGCCCCCATCGACGGACACTGCCCCGGCCCTACAACGCCTACGCCCTCACCACCGGCGACCTTGCCTACGAGGCCGACCGGGAGGACCTTCACGTTCTGTACCGCCCGCTGTTCTGGACCTCCTTCATGCTGGCCGACTGGCTCGTCGACAACGCCTGGCTGGGCGCGAAGACCGTCGTGCTGTCGTCCGCCTCGAGCAAGACGGCCTACGGCGCCGCCCACCTGCTCCAGGGGCAGGGGTGCGAGGTCGTCGGCCTGACATCCCCGCGCAACCTCGCCTTCACCCAGGGCCTCGGCTGCTACGACCGGGTACTGACCTACGAGGACGTCGCCCGACTTCCGCACACGCCGACGCTGTACGCAGACTTCGCGGGCGACGAGCAGCTGTCCGCCCGGTTGGGCGCCCACCTCGGCGACTCCCTGGTGCACCAGGTGGTCGTCGGCATCACCAGCCAGGAACCCGCGCCCGCCGGCACTCTTGCGGAGACGGGGCGGGGCATGTTCTTCGCCCCCGACCAGATGCGCAAGCGGATCGGCGACTGGGGGCGGGAAGGGCTGGACCACCGTTTCGCCGCGGCGTGGAGGGAGTTCCTGCCCGTGGCCGAGGGGTGGGTCGACATCGTGCACAGCGACGGCCCGCAGAGCCTCGAGCGGGTCTGGCACGAGGTCCAGTCGGGGCGTACCTCGCCGCGCACCGGGCACATCATCACCCCATAG
- a CDS encoding SPW repeat protein gives MSDLSHTPTDISGHPDVAEMRERYARVAGARQTVAVDGLILLTGLYTAISPWVVHFHTQPGITVNNLIVGITMVVMALGLTLAGEKMLRLSWTIVAMGIWMIISPWVVTAGHGAPAGIIWNNCLIGGIACVLGLAATAMVRTAGRSTPTK, from the coding sequence ATGTCCGACCTCTCCCACACCCCGACCGACATCTCCGGCCACCCCGACGTGGCCGAGATGCGGGAACGCTATGCCCGCGTGGCGGGCGCCCGTCAGACCGTGGCCGTCGACGGGCTGATCCTGCTGACCGGGCTGTACACGGCCATCTCACCGTGGGTCGTGCACTTCCATACGCAGCCCGGCATCACCGTGAACAACCTCATCGTCGGCATCACCATGGTCGTGATGGCCCTGGGCCTGACGCTGGCAGGCGAGAAGATGCTCCGGTTGAGCTGGACCATCGTCGCGATGGGCATCTGGATGATCATCTCGCCGTGGGTGGTGACCGCCGGCCACGGCGCCCCGGCCGGGATCATCTGGAACAACTGCTTGATCGGTGGCATCGCGTGTGTCCTGGGACTGGCCGCCACGGCCATGGTCAGGACGGCTGGTCGCAGCACCCCCACGAAGTAG
- a CDS encoding TetR/AcrR family transcriptional regulator translates to MLSPDSGAEQSARPQPAGTRTRRGTRTRDALVAAARRIFERDGYLDARIVDIAAEAKVATGSFYTHFSSKEDVFAAVLARLQDEMLHAGVSDGDDGCDGGRKDLWQGVEDANRAYLESYRRNAALMAAMEQAAAVDPQFLRLRLERSRVFIDRSAAAITRLQQAGLADPELDPDITARALNAMVSRLAYATFAQGESVPFDTLVETVTRLWTNALRMPRD, encoded by the coding sequence ATGCTCTCCCCTGACTCTGGAGCCGAACAGTCCGCGCGACCCCAGCCGGCCGGGACACGTACCCGGCGCGGTACGCGCACCCGTGACGCCCTGGTGGCCGCGGCCCGGCGGATCTTCGAGCGGGACGGCTATCTGGACGCCCGCATCGTCGACATCGCGGCCGAGGCGAAGGTGGCCACCGGCAGCTTCTACACGCACTTCTCATCCAAGGAGGACGTGTTCGCTGCCGTCCTCGCGCGCCTGCAGGACGAGATGCTGCACGCAGGAGTCAGCGACGGCGATGATGGCTGCGACGGCGGGCGCAAGGACCTGTGGCAGGGGGTCGAGGACGCCAACCGCGCCTACCTGGAGTCCTATCGCCGCAACGCCGCCCTGATGGCCGCCATGGAACAGGCTGCCGCCGTCGACCCCCAGTTCCTGCGGCTGCGGCTGGAACGGTCGCGTGTGTTCATCGACCGCAGTGCCGCCGCCATAACCCGCCTCCAGCAGGCGGGTCTCGCCGACCCGGAACTCGACCCTGATATCACCGCGCGGGCCCTGAACGCGATGGTCAGCCGCCTGGCGTACGCGACCTTCGCCCAGGGTGAATCCGTGCCCTTCGACACGCTGGTGGAGACCGTCACCCGGCTCTGGACGAACGCGCTGCGCATGCCGCGGGACTGA
- a CDS encoding acetolactate synthase large subunit: MGSEGATGARDRDTAAVEDVAHLLVRCLEAEGVEYVFGIPGEENIRFVDALNGSGIRYVLVRHEQAASFMAEIYGRLTGRAGVCSATLGPGAINLLLGTADAMTNSAPLVALAAQGSLRRIHKESHQVIDLVAMFAPVTQWAARIECPDAVPEMTRKAFKIAQSERPGAVFLAVPEDIEAEHPAEPLAPLRISAVRADAPSPSQVARAAEVLGSARRPVVLAGHGAARSGASAALVRFAERLNIPVATTFHGKGVFPDDHPHALGAVGFMRHDYGNFGFDTADVLICVGYEIQEFDPAKINPDGDKQIVHVHCFPAEVDAHYPVAVGVEGDPSRALDALAAALPEGLSYDSGSSEKIRTLLDEELRYGRDNDAFPLVPQRVVADVRTALDRHDIVLADTGAGKMWMARLYPTYEPDTCLVSNGLSTMGFALPGAIAAKLARPDRRVLAMMGDGSFLMNSQELETAVRERVPLVVLVLVDEEYGLITWKMELELGRHSHTRFTNPDLVAYAESFGARGYRIETADQLLPVLRRALDDDTVSVIACPVDYSENLRLTDRLGSLHGPF, encoded by the coding sequence ATGGGCAGCGAAGGCGCGACCGGGGCGCGGGACCGGGACACGGCAGCGGTGGAGGACGTCGCGCACCTGCTGGTGCGCTGTCTGGAGGCTGAAGGCGTGGAGTACGTCTTCGGGATTCCCGGTGAGGAGAACATCCGCTTCGTCGACGCGCTCAATGGCTCCGGGATCCGATACGTCCTGGTGCGCCATGAGCAGGCCGCCTCGTTCATGGCTGAGATCTATGGCAGGTTGACCGGCCGGGCCGGGGTGTGTTCGGCCACGTTGGGGCCGGGCGCGATCAATCTGCTGCTCGGCACCGCGGACGCGATGACCAACAGCGCCCCGTTGGTGGCCCTGGCCGCCCAGGGTTCGCTGCGCCGCATCCACAAGGAGTCCCACCAGGTCATCGACCTGGTAGCGATGTTCGCTCCCGTCACCCAGTGGGCGGCTCGCATCGAGTGTCCGGACGCGGTGCCGGAGATGACACGCAAGGCGTTCAAGATCGCCCAGAGCGAGCGCCCCGGCGCCGTGTTTCTGGCGGTGCCCGAGGACATCGAGGCGGAGCACCCGGCCGAGCCCTTGGCGCCGTTGCGGATCTCCGCGGTGCGGGCTGACGCACCGTCACCCTCACAGGTCGCACGTGCCGCAGAGGTGCTCGGCTCTGCCCGGCGCCCTGTCGTGCTGGCAGGTCACGGGGCCGCCAGGTCCGGGGCCTCAGCCGCTCTCGTACGCTTCGCCGAGCGGCTGAACATCCCGGTGGCGACGACGTTCCACGGCAAGGGAGTCTTCCCCGACGACCATCCCCATGCCCTCGGCGCGGTCGGGTTCATGCGCCACGACTACGGCAACTTCGGCTTCGACACGGCCGACGTGCTGATCTGCGTGGGTTACGAGATCCAGGAGTTCGACCCGGCGAAGATCAACCCGGACGGCGACAAGCAGATCGTGCACGTGCACTGTTTCCCCGCCGAGGTGGACGCCCATTACCCGGTCGCGGTGGGCGTCGAAGGCGACCCCTCGCGGGCGCTGGACGCGCTCGCCGCAGCGCTGCCCGAGGGACTGTCCTACGACTCGGGAAGCAGCGAGAAGATCCGCACGCTGCTCGACGAAGAACTCCGATACGGACGTGACAACGACGCGTTCCCCCTGGTGCCGCAACGCGTGGTGGCCGATGTCCGCACAGCTCTGGACCGCCACGACATCGTGCTCGCGGACACCGGCGCCGGGAAGATGTGGATGGCGCGCCTCTACCCCACCTACGAGCCGGACACCTGCCTGGTCTCCAACGGTCTGTCCACCATGGGGTTCGCACTGCCGGGCGCCATCGCCGCCAAGCTCGCGCGACCGGACCGGCGAGTCCTGGCGATGATGGGCGACGGCTCGTTCCTGATGAACTCCCAGGAACTGGAGACGGCCGTCCGCGAACGCGTCCCACTGGTCGTCCTCGTCCTGGTGGACGAGGAATACGGCCTGATCACCTGGAAGATGGAACTCGAACTCGGCCGTCACAGCCACACCCGGTTCACCAACCCGGACTTGGTCGCCTACGCCGAAAGCTTCGGCGCACGCGGGTACAGGATCGAGACCGCCGACCAACTGCTGCCCGTGCTGCGCCGCGCCCTCGACGACGACACGGTCTCCGTGATCGCCTGCCCCGTGGACTACTCCGAGAACCTGCGCCTGACCGACAGGCTGGGCAGTCTCCACGGCCCGTTCTGA
- a CDS encoding GNAT family N-acetyltransferase, which translates to MPDASRRDAAHSITLTDGTATRTREAAPVDLVPVQKLHRRCSLGSRALRYHAGKSGLSPAEWRQLSSPERGTTLVTSPAECMDHIIAMTNVMRTDQQGVGELAILIEDAWQARGLGTALAEHAAAIARRAGHHALAAVVAASNQRMLHVLEKLDATPVDAAGPVLDLRILL; encoded by the coding sequence ATGCCCGACGCCAGTCGTCGAGACGCCGCACACTCGATCACGCTGACCGACGGCACCGCCACCCGAACCCGGGAGGCGGCCCCCGTCGACCTGGTACCGGTCCAGAAACTGCACCGACGTTGCTCGCTGGGCAGCCGAGCCCTGCGATACCACGCGGGCAAGTCCGGGCTCTCGCCTGCCGAATGGCGTCAACTGTCCAGTCCGGAGCGCGGCACGACGCTGGTGACCTCTCCGGCCGAGTGCATGGACCACATCATCGCCATGACCAATGTCATGCGCACCGATCAGCAAGGGGTGGGGGAACTCGCGATCCTGATCGAGGACGCGTGGCAGGCCAGGGGGCTCGGCACCGCACTGGCCGAACACGCGGCGGCCATTGCCCGCCGCGCGGGACACCACGCGCTGGCCGCCGTGGTGGCGGCGAGCAACCAGCGGATGCTCCATGTCCTCGAGAAACTGGACGCGACGCCGGTCGACGCCGCCGGGCCCGTGCTCGACCTCCGCATCCTGCTCTAG
- a CDS encoding 4'-phosphopantetheinyl transferase family protein, with the protein MIEELLPDCVVAVEAYGDDESGNTALYPEEEALLARAVAKRRREFTVVRSCARRAMDKLGVPPQPILPGERGAPNWPDGLAGSMTHCDGYGAAALVRTVDLATLGIDAEPHQPLPDGILDAVCLPTEAERLRRLALDHPDVHWDRLLFSAKESVYKAWYPLTGKLLDFTEVAITVVADPTEQRSGGFRARLLVPGPSVGDRRLNLLEGRWAVQQGLVATAVSVPHT; encoded by the coding sequence TTGATCGAGGAACTGCTGCCGGACTGCGTGGTCGCCGTCGAAGCGTACGGCGACGACGAGTCAGGAAACACGGCCCTGTACCCCGAGGAGGAGGCTCTCCTCGCCCGGGCGGTCGCCAAGCGTCGCCGCGAGTTCACCGTCGTACGCTCCTGTGCCCGCCGCGCCATGGACAAGCTCGGCGTGCCGCCGCAGCCGATCCTGCCCGGCGAGCGTGGCGCACCCAACTGGCCGGACGGGCTGGCCGGCAGCATGACTCACTGCGACGGCTACGGTGCCGCCGCCCTGGTCCGCACCGTCGACCTGGCCACACTCGGCATCGACGCAGAACCCCACCAGCCGCTCCCGGACGGCATCCTGGACGCGGTGTGCCTGCCCACGGAGGCGGAGCGGCTGCGCCGCCTGGCCCTCGACCATCCGGACGTCCACTGGGACCGGCTCCTGTTCAGCGCCAAGGAGTCCGTCTACAAGGCGTGGTACCCCCTCACCGGCAAGTTGCTGGACTTCACCGAGGTCGCCATCACCGTCGTCGCCGACCCCACCGAGCAGCGCAGCGGCGGCTTCCGCGCCCGGCTCCTCGTCCCCGGCCCGTCGGTGGGTGACCGGCGCCTCAACCTCCTCGAGGGCCGGTGGGCCGTCCAGCAGGGGCTGGTGGCCACAGCGGTCAGCGTGCCGCACACCTGA
- a CDS encoding DUF3040 domain-containing protein, producing MSLSQHDRQVLADIEQHLTEHDPRLARMLSCFDRTTPLRTVLPRLLRRGHGIPLITIAFLVLAVSLLGVAIALRSPAVLIAAGTMACVSALPKLTGFGRRSDRRGRSGGRCRSGRSGRRCRKGRRD from the coding sequence ATGAGTCTGTCCCAGCACGACCGGCAGGTCCTTGCCGATATCGAGCAGCACCTGACCGAGCACGATCCCCGGCTCGCACGGATGCTCAGTTGCTTCGACAGGACCACACCCCTGCGCACCGTCCTTCCGCGGCTGCTCCGACGCGGCCACGGGATCCCCCTGATCACGATCGCGTTCCTTGTCCTCGCGGTGTCGCTGCTCGGCGTGGCCATAGCCCTTCGCAGTCCAGCCGTCTTGATCGCGGCGGGAACCATGGCGTGTGTCTCGGCACTGCCGAAACTGACCGGTTTCGGTCGGCGCTCTGACCGCAGGGGCCGCAGCGGCGGCAGGTGCCGCAGCGGCCGCAGCGGCCGCAGGTGCCGCAAGGGCCGCAGGGATTGA